One window from the genome of Leptolyngbya ohadii IS1 encodes:
- a CDS encoding glycosyltransferase, translating into MLAITGKPIQELVAEYRQQWKLPPLNSPNDAYSPLAQLCQQPIEFEFPRKSLPPCFHFTGPYSNPASREPAAFPFEKLTGQPLIYASLGTVQNRLLGAFQTIAEACQGLDVQLVIALGGGYTPEALPALPGSPLVVGYAPQLELLQQTTLTITHAGMNTTLEALSCGVPLVAIPIANDQPGVAARIAWTGTGVVVPLKQLSTARLRGAIERVLTEESYKKNALRLQAAIQQAGGVRRAADIVEQVIATGKPVLRTHSL; encoded by the coding sequence CTGCTCGCGATTACTGGTAAACCGATCCAGGAATTAGTTGCTGAGTACCGTCAGCAGTGGAAATTACCGCCCCTTAACAGTCCAAATGACGCATATTCTCCATTAGCTCAGCTTTGCCAGCAACCGATTGAATTTGAATTTCCCCGAAAGTCTTTGCCCCCCTGTTTTCATTTCACTGGACCTTACTCTAACCCTGCCAGCCGTGAGCCTGCTGCTTTTCCGTTTGAAAAGCTTACGGGGCAACCCCTCATTTACGCATCCCTGGGTACAGTTCAGAATCGGCTGCTCGGAGCCTTCCAGACCATTGCAGAAGCCTGTCAGGGCTTAGATGTTCAGTTAGTCATAGCACTCGGTGGAGGGTACACCCCAGAAGCACTTCCAGCGTTGCCGGGATCTCCTCTAGTGGTGGGATATGCTCCACAGTTAGAACTGTTACAGCAGACAACGCTAACCATTACTCATGCTGGGATGAATACAACCTTGGAGGCTTTGAGTTGTGGAGTTCCCCTGGTCGCAATTCCGATTGCCAATGATCAGCCTGGAGTAGCAGCCCGAATTGCCTGGACTGGGACTGGAGTGGTTGTTCCTCTGAAGCAATTGAGCACTGCTCGCCTACGGGGTGCCATTGAGCGAGTTTTGACGGAGGAGTCTTACAAAAAGAATGCGCTGCGGTTGCAAGCAGCGATTCAGCAGGCAGGGGGAGTCAGGAGAGCTGCTGATATTGTTGAGCAGGTTATAGCAACGGGGAAACCTGTATTGCGAACGCATTCTCTTTGA
- a CDS encoding nSTAND1 domain-containing NTPase translates to MESSGFDRSFAIVIGINDYCGGIPPLQSARPDADAIAQLLETQHLYQVIRLTDTTETKPTLSNIRQLLEQKLPALIYPEDKTRLLFYFAGHGIALNGEEGPTGYLIPQDAQFGNVQTYLPMTEVHDSLLALPCHHFLGILDCCFAGAFRWSSTRKLIPVERGTLYRERFSRFVHDPAWQIITSAAADQAALDAFALQDDRGQGVHSPFATALIDALWGKADIYPAAESHKPAGDGIITATELYLYLRDRVEPPTEARAMRQTPGFCPLKKHDKGEYIFGVPGHDPNLPSAPPLDRSNNPYRGLEPFEEQHQDIFFGRKALAQQLYEFVIAHPFTIVLGTSGSGKSSLVKAGLLPKLRCQKEMIWAILPPFRPGESPFRSLNTALASVNLSAIVPSDEAADSAPVQRLAVWMQEHPATHLLFMVDQFEELITLCHDDQERQQFLNALQLAIAAYPDRFHVLITLRSDFEPQFHNMVLQNDWMNSRFIVPAMTREELREAIEEPAAARVMYFNPYELVDQLIDEVANMPGALPLLSFALSELYLKYLERQEAAKLQGETIDRAITQVDYEAVGGVTQSLTQRADQEYSKLVRGLGNDSAYAQTIRHVMLRMVAVGSGEFARRRVFASELQYPEPEDQRVKRVLQQFLAARLLVAGQDENGNDYIEPAHDVLVRGWQKLLEWRKQEAEDLVLQRRLTPEALRWYRQPDKQLLWNADPRLPLLKEILRSSDSWLNQAESQFVQHSLRQKRKNVMLRRSAIATAFLAITGAAIVAISNSLDARNRTIEALINSANANWTANQQLDAMMDAVEAGQLLEPKFLVPAKLRVEVLNTLRQTVYGIQENNRLEGHLNSVTSVSFSPDAQLIATSSSDSTIRLWSRHGKLIRTIANLDVVIYKVRFSPDGKTLASANFDGTAQLWSLEGKLLHTFRAHTGAVADVRFSPDGKLLASSGRDGTIRIWQINGKLLHTLKGHQDTVMGIRFSPNGQLLASASMDGTLRLWKADGTLLKVLRGHEDGVYAVDISPDQQTIVSAGEDHTVKLWRVDGTLIRSISAHTAPVRQVKFSPDGKLIASGGEDQTVTLWNLDGTQSQSFRGHTDVVLDLAFSPNGKMIASSSRDKTTRLWNLRRLPQTALQDHTGTVWRVRFSPDGKMIASTSADQTVKLWQYPEGVLIGRLAKHPDAVRAIAFSADEQLIATGSSDGKIRIWRRDGTLLKTIGGHQNKISSISFAPDSKTIVSGSMDGTVRLWNLSDDSQKQIGEHEVVNTQEGDDKYKVGVWDVRFSPDGKRIASVGGDGKMKLWNLNGHLLHTVEEEEQITAVDFSPDGSLIAFTTNLTGTIKLWRLRDHSIAALTGHTDWVTDVRFSPDGQFLASAAEDNTIKLWSIDGTMLASIEGDTSFNSVSFNPDGTVLASADENGVINLWNLDRENLISWGCTWLSSYLSNNVNNQKRVRLCK, encoded by the coding sequence ATGGAGTCCTCAGGCTTCGATCGCAGTTTTGCGATTGTCATTGGAATTAACGATTACTGTGGCGGTATTCCTCCCCTTCAGTCCGCCCGACCCGACGCAGACGCGATCGCCCAACTGTTGGAAACCCAGCACTTATATCAGGTCATCCGACTGACGGACACTACCGAAACTAAGCCGACGTTAAGCAACATCCGGCAGCTCCTCGAACAAAAACTGCCAGCGCTGATCTACCCTGAAGACAAGACGCGACTGCTGTTCTACTTTGCCGGACACGGCATTGCCCTAAATGGTGAGGAGGGACCCACAGGCTATCTGATTCCCCAGGATGCCCAGTTTGGGAACGTCCAGACCTATTTGCCGATGACGGAAGTTCATGACTCTCTGCTAGCGCTGCCCTGCCACCATTTCCTGGGTATCCTTGACTGCTGCTTTGCCGGAGCTTTCCGCTGGTCTAGCACTCGCAAACTGATTCCCGTGGAACGGGGTACGCTTTATCGGGAACGGTTCTCTCGCTTTGTCCACGATCCTGCTTGGCAGATTATTACCTCGGCGGCGGCTGACCAAGCTGCGCTGGATGCCTTCGCGCTTCAGGACGATCGCGGACAGGGCGTTCATTCTCCTTTTGCGACTGCCCTCATCGATGCCCTTTGGGGCAAGGCAGACATTTATCCTGCCGCAGAATCCCATAAGCCAGCGGGCGATGGTATTATTACCGCCACTGAACTCTATCTCTATTTGCGCGATCGGGTTGAACCACCTACCGAAGCACGGGCAATGCGCCAAACTCCTGGCTTCTGTCCGCTTAAAAAGCATGACAAGGGGGAATATATCTTTGGTGTGCCTGGGCACGATCCTAACCTTCCGTCGGCACCGCCCCTCGATCGCTCCAACAATCCCTATCGCGGCTTAGAGCCATTTGAGGAGCAGCACCAGGACATCTTCTTTGGTCGAAAAGCCTTAGCTCAGCAGCTCTACGAGTTTGTCATTGCTCATCCCTTCACGATCGTTCTGGGGACTTCAGGGTCAGGAAAATCTAGCCTAGTTAAGGCGGGGCTGCTGCCAAAATTGCGCTGTCAAAAGGAGATGATCTGGGCAATCCTGCCGCCTTTCCGCCCCGGTGAATCGCCCTTTCGATCGCTGAATACTGCTCTAGCAAGCGTGAATCTCTCCGCGATCGTTCCTTCTGACGAAGCAGCGGATTCTGCTCCCGTGCAGCGGCTTGCAGTGTGGATGCAGGAACATCCTGCCACCCATCTTCTGTTTATGGTTGACCAGTTTGAGGAGCTGATTACCCTTTGCCATGATGACCAGGAGCGGCAGCAATTCCTCAATGCGCTTCAGCTAGCTATTGCAGCCTATCCCGATCGCTTTCATGTCTTAATCACGCTGCGGTCGGACTTTGAGCCGCAATTTCACAACATGGTGTTACAGAATGACTGGATGAATTCTCGTTTTATTGTGCCTGCCATGACACGGGAAGAACTGCGAGAGGCGATCGAGGAACCCGCCGCTGCAAGGGTCATGTATTTTAATCCCTATGAACTGGTCGATCAGCTAATTGATGAAGTTGCGAATATGCCAGGGGCATTACCTCTCCTGTCATTTGCCCTGAGTGAACTGTACTTAAAATATCTGGAACGGCAGGAAGCCGCAAAACTACAGGGAGAAACGATCGATCGGGCGATTACGCAGGTAGATTATGAAGCCGTTGGCGGCGTGACGCAATCGCTTACCCAGCGAGCCGATCAGGAATACAGCAAATTAGTCAGAGGTCTGGGGAATGATTCAGCCTATGCTCAAACGATTCGCCATGTAATGCTGCGAATGGTGGCTGTCGGCAGCGGTGAATTTGCGCGAAGACGGGTTTTCGCTTCGGAGCTGCAATATCCAGAACCCGAAGATCAACGAGTGAAGAGAGTGCTTCAGCAATTTCTAGCAGCCCGTTTACTAGTTGCCGGACAGGATGAAAACGGCAATGATTACATCGAGCCTGCCCATGATGTTCTGGTGCGAGGCTGGCAAAAACTGCTGGAATGGAGAAAACAGGAAGCAGAGGATCTAGTCTTGCAGCGGCGTTTAACTCCAGAAGCGCTCCGATGGTATCGCCAGCCAGACAAACAGCTTTTGTGGAATGCCGATCCGCGTCTGCCGCTGCTCAAGGAAATTCTTCGCTCTAGCGATAGCTGGCTAAACCAAGCCGAATCTCAGTTTGTGCAGCATAGCCTGAGGCAGAAGCGCAAGAATGTGATGCTGCGTCGAAGCGCCATCGCGACTGCTTTTCTTGCTATCACTGGAGCGGCGATCGTTGCCATTAGCAATAGTCTGGATGCCCGAAATCGGACGATCGAAGCGCTGATAAACTCAGCGAATGCTAACTGGACAGCCAATCAACAGCTTGATGCCATGATGGATGCTGTCGAGGCAGGTCAACTACTGGAGCCGAAATTCCTTGTGCCCGCGAAGCTAAGAGTTGAGGTCTTAAACACGCTGCGACAGACCGTCTATGGCATTCAGGAAAACAATCGCCTGGAGGGACATCTCAATTCCGTTACCAGCGTCAGTTTCAGTCCAGATGCTCAACTCATCGCAACCTCCAGTTCGGACAGCACGATTCGCCTCTGGTCTCGTCATGGAAAGCTCATTCGGACGATCGCCAATCTGGACGTCGTTATCTATAAGGTTCGCTTCAGTCCAGACGGCAAAACTCTTGCCTCTGCAAATTTTGACGGAACAGCTCAACTCTGGAGTTTGGAGGGCAAGCTGCTCCACACCTTCAGGGCACATACGGGGGCAGTAGCAGACGTGCGCTTTAGTCCAGACGGTAAACTGTTGGCTTCCTCAGGTCGGGATGGCACAATCCGGATCTGGCAAATCAACGGCAAACTGCTGCATACGCTGAAAGGACATCAAGATACAGTGATGGGCATTCGCTTCAGTCCCAATGGGCAGTTGCTTGCTTCCGCCAGTATGGATGGCACCCTAAGACTTTGGAAAGCAGATGGAACTCTACTTAAAGTTTTGAGAGGACACGAGGATGGCGTTTATGCGGTTGATATCAGTCCTGATCAGCAAACCATCGTCTCCGCTGGCGAAGATCACACCGTGAAATTGTGGCGAGTGGACGGGACTCTGATTCGATCGATTTCAGCCCACACAGCCCCAGTAAGGCAGGTTAAATTCAGCCCTGATGGGAAACTCATTGCCTCCGGTGGTGAGGATCAAACTGTTACGTTATGGAACCTGGACGGAACGCAGAGTCAATCGTTTCGAGGACACACTGATGTCGTTCTAGACCTAGCCTTTAGCCCCAACGGAAAGATGATCGCTTCTAGTAGTCGTGATAAAACGACCAGACTCTGGAATTTAAGACGATTGCCCCAAACCGCCCTACAAGATCACACAGGGACAGTTTGGAGAGTCCGATTTAGCCCGGATGGAAAAATGATCGCTTCAACCAGCGCCGATCAAACGGTGAAGCTTTGGCAATATCCAGAAGGCGTTTTAATCGGTCGGCTGGCAAAACATCCTGATGCAGTGCGTGCCATTGCCTTTAGCGCTGATGAACAATTGATTGCAACCGGCAGTTCTGACGGCAAGATTAGAATTTGGCGACGAGATGGAACGCTGCTCAAAACTATAGGCGGTCATCAGAACAAGATTAGCAGCATCAGCTTTGCGCCAGATAGTAAAACGATCGTCTCAGGCAGCATGGACGGAACGGTCCGCCTCTGGAACCTCAGTGATGATTCCCAAAAACAGATTGGGGAACACGAAGTTGTGAACACACAAGAGGGCGATGACAAATATAAGGTTGGAGTTTGGGATGTTCGCTTTAGCCCTGACGGAAAGCGTATTGCTTCAGTTGGGGGGGACGGCAAAATGAAGCTGTGGAATCTAAACGGTCATTTGCTGCATACCGTTGAGGAGGAAGAGCAAATTACCGCCGTAGACTTTAGCCCTGACGGAAGCCTGATTGCCTTTACAACTAATCTGACTGGAACGATAAAACTGTGGCGGCTGCGAGACCACTCTATCGCCGCTCTCACGGGTCATACAGACTGGGTGACAGATGTTCGCTTTAGCCCGGATGGACAATTTCTTGCGTCTGCTGCCGAAGATAATACGATCAAGCTCTGGAGTATTGATGGAACAATGCTTGCAAGTATTGAGGGCGATACATCTTTTAACAGCGTTTCCTTTAATCCAGACGGAACCGTGCTTGCCTCCGCTGACGAGAATGGTGTGATCAATTTATGGAATTTAGACCGCGAAAATTTAATTTCATGGGGCTGCACATGGTTATCAAGCTATCTTTCCAACAATGTTAACAATCAGAAGAGGGTTAGATTATGCAAATAG
- a CDS encoding DUF6737 family protein translates to MEPPAEAKPINIWQLKPWWCQPWSIVLTGVVAIAATNLLFKTIWITGLVALPILTWMGYFLLIYPRVMAQMLAQESAPSEEVR, encoded by the coding sequence ATGGAGCCTCCCGCTGAAGCCAAACCAATCAACATCTGGCAACTGAAGCCCTGGTGGTGTCAGCCCTGGTCAATTGTGTTGACGGGGGTAGTAGCGATCGCTGCCACAAATCTTCTCTTCAAAACAATCTGGATCACCGGACTAGTCGCATTGCCGATCTTGACCTGGATGGGCTACTTTTTGCTAATTTACCCTAGGGTAATGGCACAAATGCTGGCACAGGAGTCTGCACCTTCCGAGGAAGTCAGATGA
- a CDS encoding pentapeptide repeat-containing protein, with amino-acid sequence MLTIAAVVWTWTALQISPTEESKKRFEASLSIVTTAATIVTGVFLVLNYTATQEKNKIDTDFAEKRLTMERFTKAVEMLGNKDSIHVRLGGIYSLESIANDSDPKEPDEIYRQVFEVLTAFVRENSPYPPKDKKQEGSSEPAQPAEKIEEAVVAEDKPQPILPLPTDIQAVLTVIKRRKHKNTDWEHFRFDLRKSDLRAALLRYAHLQRIDFRYANLQGIELVSANLQRADLEGANLQRANFRGANLQGAELMGANLQEANLLDANFQRAMLWNPYIEEFDLPQAKEEAKAMLTSALHWQTAKYDPEIRELLGLPPEPSNSD; translated from the coding sequence GTGCTAACGATTGCTGCGGTGGTTTGGACTTGGACTGCACTTCAGATTAGCCCAACAGAAGAATCCAAAAAACGGTTTGAGGCTTCCCTCAGCATTGTCACGACAGCAGCAACGATCGTGACAGGTGTGTTCCTGGTTCTCAACTACACCGCAACTCAAGAGAAGAACAAAATTGATACTGACTTTGCAGAGAAGCGGCTAACGATGGAACGCTTCACCAAAGCGGTTGAGATGTTGGGGAATAAGGATAGTATTCATGTTCGTTTAGGTGGAATCTATTCCCTAGAAAGCATTGCCAACGACTCTGATCCTAAAGAGCCAGATGAGATCTACAGGCAAGTATTTGAAGTCTTGACTGCCTTTGTGCGGGAGAACAGTCCTTATCCACCTAAAGATAAGAAACAGGAGGGTTCAAGCGAGCCAGCACAGCCCGCAGAGAAAATAGAAGAAGCTGTAGTGGCAGAGGATAAGCCACAGCCGATTCTTCCATTACCAACTGACATTCAAGCAGTATTGACGGTAATAAAGAGGCGAAAACACAAGAATACGGATTGGGAGCATTTTAGATTTGATTTGAGAAAGTCAGATTTAAGAGCGGCACTCCTAAGGTATGCCCATCTCCAAAGGATAGATTTTAGGTATGCCAATCTCCAGGGAATAGAGCTTGTGAGTGCCAATCTTCAGAGGGCGGACCTTGAGGGCGCCAATCTCCAGAGGGCAAATTTTAGAGGTGCCAATCTCCAGGGGGCAGAGCTTATGGGTGCCAATCTTCAGGAGGCAAACCTTTTGGATGCCAATTTCCAGAGAGCGATGCTTTGGAACCCATACATTGAGGAATTTGACTTACCTCAAGCCAAAGAAGAGGCTAAAGCAATGCTCACCTCTGCCTTGCACTGGCAGACAGCAAAGTATGACCCCGAAATCCGTGAGCTGCTAGGACTCCCCCCAGAACCCTCAAACTCTGACTAG
- the istB gene encoding IS21-like element helper ATPase IstB, whose product MLHHWSRLEQQATQEHWSYAQFLLALTELEATRRYQARIARALSESQLPVGKSLSNFEFAHCPTLNPAVVMQLAQQMQWIMQGSNCLIFGPSGTGKTHLATAVARSALELGKRVKFFAATSLVQTLQQAKLNLTLPVMLTKLDRYDLLVIDDLGYVKKSEAETSVLFELIAHRYERKSLMITANQPFSEWDSIFADSMMTVAAIDRLVHHAVILEIQAPSYRQQAALTQAKAAKAVQPDPKQ is encoded by the coding sequence ATGCTGCACCACTGGTCGCGCTTGGAGCAGCAGGCAACCCAGGAACATTGGAGCTATGCCCAATTCCTGCTAGCCCTGACAGAGTTAGAAGCAACTCGGCGTTATCAAGCCCGCATTGCCCGTGCCCTGAGCGAGTCCCAACTGCCTGTGGGCAAGTCCCTGAGCAACTTCGAGTTCGCCCACTGTCCCACCCTCAACCCAGCAGTGGTGATGCAACTGGCGCAGCAGATGCAGTGGATCATGCAGGGCAGCAACTGCTTGATTTTCGGACCCTCAGGGACGGGGAAAACGCATCTGGCAACTGCCGTTGCCCGGTCTGCTCTGGAGTTGGGCAAACGAGTCAAGTTCTTTGCCGCCACCAGTCTGGTGCAGACGCTTCAGCAAGCCAAGCTCAACCTGACGCTGCCGGTGATGTTGACCAAACTCGACCGCTACGATCTGCTGGTCATTGACGACCTGGGCTATGTCAAAAAGAGTGAGGCGGAGACGAGTGTGCTATTTGAGCTAATTGCCCACCGCTACGAACGGAAGAGCTTGATGATTACGGCAAACCAGCCGTTCAGTGAATGGGACAGCATCTTTGCAGACTCGATGATGACGGTGGCGGCGATTGACCGTTTGGTGCATCATGCCGTGATTCTGGAAATTCAAGCACCCAGCTATCGCCAGCAAGCAGCCCTGACGCAAGCCAAGGCAGCAAAAGCAGTCCAGCCAGACCCGAAACAATAA
- a CDS encoding DUF2442 domain-containing protein has product MPQYDVVDVEPLDGYHLRLTFEDGTSGVVDVARRINFTSVFQPLSDPGYFRAVRVNPETRTICWENGADLDPVVLYCLATGLPIPGEDN; this is encoded by the coding sequence ATGCCTCAATACGATGTAGTAGATGTTGAACCACTTGACGGCTACCACCTCCGGCTCACCTTTGAGGATGGCACTTCAGGCGTGGTCGATGTCGCGCGACGCATCAACTTCACTAGTGTTTTTCAACCCCTCTCCGACCCAGGCTACTTCCGAGCAGTGCGCGTTAATCCTGAAACCAGAACAATCTGCTGGGAAAATGGGGCTGACCTTGATCCAGTCGTTCTTTATTGTTTAGCCACAGGTCTGCCCATCCCCGGTGAGGACAATTAG
- a CDS encoding dienelactone hydrolase family protein, translating into MQITTRNIGLTVDDSLMRVYVAAPKPEGQYPGVLFYSDIYQLGRPITRLADRLAGYGYVVAASEIFHRLEPIGTVIEPNDLGRLQGNDDARRTEIAYYDADAKAVLEWLKAESGVAPGKLGAMGFCIGGHLAFRAALNPEVKAAVCCYPTGIHNGKLGRGVANTIDRASEMQATVLTIFGTLDPHVPPEGRQTILEALDRAGVGHKSLLYEADHTFMRDDGYRYDPVATDAAWGEIVGFLGDFLE; encoded by the coding sequence ATGCAAATTACAACCCGCAATATCGGCTTAACCGTTGATGACAGCCTGATGCGCGTTTATGTTGCCGCTCCCAAACCTGAAGGGCAATACCCTGGCGTTTTGTTTTACTCCGATATCTACCAACTGGGAAGACCGATCACTCGCCTTGCGGATCGTCTTGCGGGCTATGGCTATGTCGTTGCCGCGTCTGAAATCTTTCATCGTCTTGAGCCGATCGGCACTGTGATTGAACCGAATGACTTGGGGCGATTACAAGGCAATGATGATGCCCGTCGTACCGAGATTGCCTACTATGATGCCGATGCAAAGGCAGTGTTAGAGTGGCTGAAGGCAGAGAGTGGGGTTGCCCCTGGTAAGCTCGGAGCAATGGGCTTTTGTATTGGTGGGCATCTTGCATTTCGGGCTGCTCTTAACCCTGAAGTCAAGGCTGCTGTTTGTTGCTATCCCACAGGCATCCATAACGGCAAGCTGGGCAGAGGCGTTGCAAATACGATCGATCGGGCCAGTGAGATGCAAGCAACCGTGTTAACCATCTTTGGGACGCTTGATCCGCATGTACCACCCGAAGGACGACAAACTATCCTGGAAGCCCTTGATCGAGCAGGGGTAGGGCACAAGTCATTGCTATATGAGGCAGACCACACGTTTATGCGGGATGATGGTTATCGCTATGATCCGGTTGCGACAGATGCCGCTTGGGGGGAGATTGTGGGGTTCTTGGGAGATTTTTTGGAATGA
- a CDS encoding IS701 family transposase: MELRQPVATVGFIDDYCLLYRAVFEDVRLYECFKWLHVGMLSPVSRKTLPEIAKLVGLKDGQSLHHFLRDALWQVEQVRAIRLHLIRQQIGSRPISLCIDETGDVKKGNTTDYVARQYIGNIGTTANGIVSVNAYAVVDGITYPLLFKIYKPKSRLKADESYQSKPQLAIDIIREIQTMGFTIERVLADSLYGESSEFISFLQQLQLPYIVAIRSNHGVLMPKAQRVRYNRWHAYDQPLVQHPTQRRYIREIIFGTRRSVRYYQITKGSTDNPDNADSWFIMTNLTGDIIGSVGSQYTLRAWIEYGFKQVKNELGWHDYRLTDYKSIERWWEIIFSAYLVVSLHADVFKRCQQGEGDEAAESTVHPLPFGQHRDWEMGTTWKSALNNLRLLIQPYWCWGWLEQWIQVFPIPGLKRALHQLMDWMDTFRILPERLLMAA; encoded by the coding sequence ATGGAGTTACGACAACCTGTAGCAACCGTTGGGTTTATCGACGACTACTGCCTGTTGTATCGCGCTGTGTTTGAGGACGTGCGGTTGTACGAATGCTTCAAGTGGCTGCATGTCGGAATGCTTAGCCCCGTGTCGCGCAAAACACTGCCTGAGATTGCTAAACTGGTTGGACTCAAAGATGGGCAAAGTTTGCATCACTTTTTGCGCGATGCTTTGTGGCAAGTTGAGCAGGTCAGAGCGATTCGGTTACACCTGATCCGACAACAGATTGGTTCGCGTCCCATCAGCTTGTGCATTGACGAAACGGGGGATGTGAAAAAGGGAAATACAACGGATTACGTTGCCAGACAGTACATTGGCAATATCGGAACAACGGCAAATGGAATCGTGAGTGTCAATGCCTATGCCGTCGTCGATGGCATCACTTACCCCTTGCTGTTCAAGATTTATAAACCCAAGTCCCGGCTGAAAGCAGACGAGTCATACCAGTCAAAACCGCAACTTGCCATTGATATCATCCGTGAAATCCAAACGATGGGATTTACGATTGAACGGGTGCTGGCTGACAGTCTTTATGGCGAAAGTAGTGAATTCATCAGCTTTTTACAACAGTTGCAGTTGCCTTACATCGTGGCGATCCGCTCCAATCATGGTGTGCTGATGCCCAAGGCACAAAGAGTCCGCTACAACCGCTGGCACGCTTATGATCAACCCCTAGTTCAACACCCGACTCAACGTCGCTACATTCGTGAGATTATCTTTGGAACTCGTCGTAGTGTGCGGTATTACCAGATTACGAAAGGTAGTACAGATAATCCAGATAATGCGGACAGTTGGTTCATCATGACGAACTTAACCGGAGACATCATCGGCAGTGTCGGGAGTCAATACACTTTGAGGGCTTGGATTGAGTATGGATTCAAGCAAGTCAAAAATGAATTAGGCTGGCATGATTACCGATTGACAGATTACAAGAGTATCGAACGGTGGTGGGAGATCATTTTTAGTGCGTATCTCGTCGTGAGTTTACACGCAGATGTATTCAAGCGATGTCAGCAAGGCGAGGGCGACGAGGCGGCAGAATCCACAGTACACCCTTTGCCATTCGGTCAGCATCGAGATTGGGAAATGGGCACAACTTGGAAGAGCGCCTTGAATAACTTGCGCTTACTCATCCAACCGTACTGGTGTTGGGGATGGCTAGAACAATGGATACAAGTCTTTCCAATTCCCGGACTGAAGCGAGCATTACACCAGTTGATGGATTGGATGGACACCTTTAGGATATTGCCGGAGCGACTGCTCATGGCTGCTTGA
- a CDS encoding HNH endonuclease domain-containing protein has translation MNIGASQVISTILRHDSKVTSYKIALLRAINDVVLSFPDLNSYHQDVAVPLRLLAEYWVAYYWGFVASNQPISQGQRSERDGKLHNDMEFRPILSEFRRQWEEQTGGLSRAANGFVAIHELRIPRRRATYPPQLLATYQKTLKAIAKTIRTPIQYAGPGNWSVFEKPMTYGDLNGRVAAVPGTQADDLCLVIKANLWHTFQEMSLWIEALCIHEWCLFTERVSQSQQPVSRGETYNLLTARPDNRRPLTWENNQIEILLLEGQEFRCPWTDKRIVQGIPYDLDHLLPLSVYPINELWNLVPADRDFNRHVKRNRLPSAEKLFAARSALEWDYERYGRSTTLSQALQEDVQLRFATVRSLRAAAEGGSAGRGVAAGAIVDRVIDLIEQIGRSRNLARFG, from the coding sequence GTGAATATTGGTGCAAGTCAGGTCATTAGTACCATCCTCCGCCACGATAGCAAGGTGACGAGCTACAAGATTGCGCTGCTCCGGGCTATCAACGATGTCGTGCTGTCCTTTCCAGATTTGAACAGCTATCACCAGGATGTAGCCGTTCCCCTGCGGCTCCTTGCAGAGTATTGGGTCGCTTACTATTGGGGTTTTGTCGCGTCAAATCAGCCAATTTCCCAGGGACAACGATCGGAGCGTGACGGCAAGCTTCACAACGATATGGAATTTCGCCCAATCTTAAGCGAGTTTCGTCGCCAGTGGGAGGAGCAGACCGGGGGGCTATCCAGAGCAGCAAATGGATTTGTCGCAATTCATGAACTTCGCATTCCGCGCAGGAGAGCAACCTACCCGCCCCAGCTACTGGCTACCTATCAGAAGACCTTAAAGGCGATCGCTAAAACCATCAGAACCCCAATTCAGTATGCAGGTCCAGGAAATTGGTCCGTCTTTGAAAAGCCTATGACCTACGGGGATTTGAATGGGCGAGTAGCAGCAGTACCCGGAACTCAGGCAGATGACTTGTGCCTTGTGATTAAGGCGAACCTCTGGCACACCTTTCAGGAAATGTCTTTGTGGATTGAGGCTCTCTGTATTCATGAATGGTGTCTGTTCACGGAACGAGTATCGCAGTCTCAGCAGCCCGTGAGCCGAGGAGAGACTTATAACCTGCTTACTGCTCGCCCCGATAATCGCAGACCCTTGACCTGGGAAAACAACCAGATCGAAATCCTGCTGCTGGAAGGGCAAGAGTTCCGCTGCCCCTGGACAGATAAACGAATCGTGCAGGGCATCCCCTACGACCTGGATCATCTACTGCCTTTGTCGGTCTATCCCATCAATGAGCTTTGGAATTTGGTTCCGGCTGACCGTGACTTTAATCGTCATGTGAAGCGCAATCGGTTGCCCAGTGCAGAGAAGCTATTTGCAGCACGATCGGCACTCGAATGGGACTACGAGCGGTATGGGCGATCGACTACCCTGTCCCAGGCACTACAGGAGGATGTCCAGCTCAGGTTTGCGACAGTGCGGTCACTTCGTGCTGCCGCCGAAGGCGGGTCGGCAGGGCGAGGAGTGGCGGCTGGTGCAATTGTCGATCGAGTCATTGATTTGATTGAGCAAATCGGGCGATCGCGGAATTTAGCACGGTTTGGATAA